A single genomic interval of Primulina huaijiensis isolate GDHJ02 chromosome 7, ASM1229523v2, whole genome shotgun sequence harbors:
- the LOC140981723 gene encoding sugar transport protein 13-like, producing MAGGGFATSSGGTEFEAKITPIVIISCIMAATGGLMFGYDVGVSGGVTSMPDFLKKFFPTVYERTNAPRLKSNYCKYDNQGLQLFTSSLYLAGLTATFFASYTTRRLGRRLTMLIAGFFFVAGVVLNAAAQDLAMLIIGRILLGCGVGFANQAVPLFLSEIAPTRIRGGLNILFQLNVTIGILFANLVNYGTSKIDGWGWRVSLGLAGIPAGLLTLGALLVTDTPNSLIERGHLDEGKVVLKRIRGTENVEPEFLELVEASRIAKQVKHPFKNLLTRRNRPQLVIAVALQIFQQFTGINAIMFYAPVLFDTLGFGGDASLYSAVITGAVNVISTVVSIYSVDKLGRRMLLLEAGFQMFLSQVVIAIILGIKVSDHSDDLRHGYAIFVVIMVCTFVSAFAWSWGPLGWLIPSETFPLETRSAGQSVTVCVNLLFTFVIAQAFLSMLCHFKYGIFLFFASWVLVMSVFVFFLVPETKNVPIEEMTERVWKKHWLWKRFMDDDNVDEEFGKDGMKNGIAKGYNPNSQL from the exons ATGGCAGGAGGAGGGTTTGCGACCTCGTCCGGAGGGACTGAATTCGAGGCGAAGATAACTCCTATCGTTATCATCTCTTGTATCATGGCAGCAACTGGAGGCCTCATGTTCGGATATGATGTTGGTGTTTCAG GTGGAGTGACGTCAATGCCCGATTTCTTAAAGAAATTCTTCCCAACAGTCTATGAGAGGACGAATGCTCCGAGACTAAAGAGTAATTACTGCAAATATGATAATCAAGGGTTACAATTATTCACATCGTCCCTATATTTGGCTGGCCTTACTGCGACTTTCTTTGCTTCATACACAACAAGAAGGCTCGGGCGTAGGCTAACCATGCTAATTGCCGGGTTCTTCTTTGTTGCTGGAGTTGTTCTCAACGCTGCTGCCCAAGACCTGGCCATGCTTATCATTGGCAGGATTTTACTCGGTTGCGGGGTTGGTTTCGCGAATCAG gCAGTTCCATTGTTTCTATCAGAGATTGCGCCAACAAGAATACGTGGAGGACTCAACATTTTATTCCAACTTAATGTCACCATTGGAATACTCTTTGCCAACCTTGTTAATTACGGAACTTCCAA GATCGATGGATGGGGATGGAGGGTGTCTTTGGGGTTAGCAGGGATCCCTGCAGGGCTGCTGACGCTAGGTGCCTTGCTCGTAACCGACACCCCAAACAGTCTGATCGAACGTGGTCATTTAGACGAAGGAAAAGTCGTGCTCAAACGAATTCGAGGTACAGAAAATGTGGAGCCCGAGTTCTTGGAACTCGTGGAGGCGAGTAGGATCGCCAAGCAAGTGAAACACCCTTTCAAAAATCTGCTCACGAGAAGGAATAGGCCTCAATTGGTCATTGCTGTCGCCCTACAG ATTTTTCAACAATTTACGGGGATCAACGCGATCATGTTCTATGCGCCTGTCCTCTTTGACACCCTGGGGTTCGGAGGCGACGCTTCTTTGTATTCGGCTGTGATCACCGGTGCAGTCAATGTCATATCTACTGTGGTATCGATTTACTCGGTCGATAAGTTGGGAAGGCGAATGCTCCTGCTGGAAGCCGGGTTCCAAATGTTTCTGTCACAAGTGGTCATAGCCATAATACTAGGCATCAAGGTGAGTGACCACTCAGATGATCTTCGCCATGGTTACGCGATCTTCGTCGTGATCATGGTGTGTACGTTTGTGTCGGCCTTCGCGTGGTCATGGGGACCTCTTGGATGGCTTATCCCCAGCGAGACGTTCCCCCTCGAGACTCGTTCAGCAGGGCAGAGTGTTACGGTGTGTGTCAACCTGCTTTTCACATTTGTGATTGCACAAGCCTTCTTATCAATGCTTTGCCACTTCAAGTACGGAATATTTTTGTTCTTTGCGAGTTGGGTTCTCGTTATGTCGGTTTTCGTGTTCTTCTTGGTGCCGGAGACGAAGAACGTGCCGATCGAGGAGATGACGGAGAGGGTATGGAAGAAACATTGGTTGTGGAAGAGGTTTATGGATGATGATAACGTGGATGAGGAATTTGGGAAGGATGGCATGAAAAACGGGATTGCCAAAGGATATAATCCTAATTCTCAATTATGA